The following are encoded in a window of Solibacillus sp. FSL R7-0668 genomic DNA:
- the mltG gene encoding endolytic transglycosylase MltG → MFEKMKERKGEVKTVRKIVGIIALVVLIVIAIVGYAGYNYVTSALEPVDPESNKKIEVEIPMGSGITLISSILEEKGIIQDARIFKYYTKFKNESDFQAGNYSLTQSMTLDEIIESLKTGRVYREPVFTMTVPEGLTLEQIAKVVEKNTSHSAEKFMARVTDQAFIEQMMTEYPDLLTEAILNENIRYALEGYLYPATYPFFEEDPTLDDIIKTMLTSMNTIVSEYSTVLAEKEMSIHEFLTFASLLEEEATAQTDRETIASVFYNRMDIDMPLQTDPTVLYALGSHKDRVLYEDLEVKNPYNTYVNIGLPPGPIAGAGKISIDATLNPTDTNYLYFLADKEGTNHFAKTYDEHLANIEKYLR, encoded by the coding sequence ATGTTCGAGAAGATGAAGGAACGCAAAGGAGAGGTGAAAACCGTGCGAAAAATTGTTGGGATTATCGCGCTTGTCGTTCTAATCGTCATCGCAATAGTAGGTTATGCGGGCTATAATTATGTAACTTCGGCATTAGAGCCAGTAGACCCGGAGTCAAATAAAAAAATTGAAGTGGAGATTCCGATGGGGTCTGGTATTACATTGATTTCTAGTATTTTAGAGGAAAAAGGAATCATTCAAGATGCCCGCATTTTTAAATATTACACAAAATTTAAAAACGAATCAGATTTCCAAGCAGGAAATTACTCATTAACGCAATCTATGACGCTGGATGAAATTATCGAAAGCTTAAAAACAGGGCGTGTGTATCGTGAGCCTGTATTTACAATGACCGTACCTGAAGGGTTAACATTAGAGCAAATTGCAAAAGTTGTAGAAAAAAATACATCACATAGTGCTGAAAAATTTATGGCGCGAGTGACAGATCAAGCATTTATCGAGCAAATGATGACAGAGTATCCAGATTTACTGACAGAGGCTATTTTAAATGAAAATATTCGCTATGCATTAGAAGGCTACTTATATCCAGCAACTTACCCGTTCTTTGAGGAAGATCCGACGCTAGATGACATTATTAAAACGATGCTGACGTCCATGAATACCATTGTGTCTGAATATTCAACGGTGTTAGCAGAAAAGGAAATGTCGATTCATGAGTTTTTAACGTTTGCTTCACTTCTTGAAGAAGAAGCAACAGCTCAAACAGACCGTGAAACAATTGCGAGTGTGTTTTATAATCGAATGGATATTGATATGCCACTTCAAACGGATCCAACCGTGCTCTATGCGTTAGGCTCGCATAAAGACCGCGTGCTCTATGAAGATTTAGAAGTGAAGAATCCATACAATACGTATGTCAATATTGGTCTACCACCAGGACCAATTGCCGGTGCTGGAAAAATATCGATTGACGCAACGTTGAACCCTACGGATACGAATTATTTATACTTCTTAGCAGACAAAGAAGGAACAAATCACTTTGCGAAAACCTATGATGAGCATTTAGCAAATATTGAAAAGTATTTACGCTAG
- a CDS encoding DUF1292 domain-containing protein: MEENIFILQKEDGGEQQCRVVFTFDSDEHAYVLFSLVGDEDAGISALRYELDENGEMADFSDIETDEEWAMVEEVMNTVLAEFGADQANYFTITNENDEEIMCQILHRFDNAGKSYLFYAILEDDEPQLDEVFASAYIAGDNGEVADLLPIETDEEWAMVEEMLNSLAQN; this comes from the coding sequence ATGGAAGAGAATATATTCATTTTACAAAAAGAAGATGGCGGCGAGCAGCAATGCCGTGTTGTCTTCACATTTGATTCAGACGAACATGCCTATGTTTTATTTTCATTAGTAGGCGATGAAGATGCGGGCATTTCTGCATTGCGCTATGAGCTAGACGAAAATGGCGAAATGGCTGATTTTTCAGATATCGAAACCGATGAAGAATGGGCAATGGTGGAAGAAGTGATGAATACGGTATTAGCTGAATTTGGTGCAGATCAAGCCAATTACTTCACGATTACAAATGAGAATGATGAAGAAATTATGTGTCAAATCTTACACCGTTTCGATAATGCAGGAAAAAGCTATTTATTCTATGCAATTTTAGAAGATGATGAGCCACAATTAGATGAAGTATTTGCTTCAGCTTATATTGCTGGGGATAATGGTGAGGTAGCAGACCTATTACCAATCGAAACCGATGAAGAATGGGCAATGGTAGAAGAAATGCTCAATTCATTAGCACAAAACTAA
- a CDS encoding DUF1292 domain-containing protein, producing the protein MSEQQHHITVVDEKGNEQLCEILHTFESEEFGKSYVLYSLVGAEEDEDGAVEIFASAFAPAENGEDGELMPIETEAEWDLIEEVLNQIEDELGEE; encoded by the coding sequence ATGTCAGAACAACAACACCACATTACAGTAGTAGACGAAAAAGGTAACGAACAACTTTGCGAAATTTTACACACATTTGAATCAGAAGAGTTCGGTAAATCATACGTGCTTTATTCTTTAGTAGGTGCTGAAGAAGATGAAGATGGCGCTGTAGAAATCTTTGCATCAGCGTTTGCTCCAGCTGAAAATGGTGAAGATGGCGAATTAATGCCAATCGAAACTGAAGCGGAATGGGATTTAATTGAAGAAGTATTAAATCAAATCGAAGACGAATTAGGCGAAGAATAA
- the ruvX gene encoding Holliday junction resolvase RuvX — MKIMGLDVGSKTIGVAISDALGWTAQGIETVKINEAEGEFGIERIQELVKEHNVTEFVVGYPKNMNNTVGPRGEASENYKKLLEETFGFPVKLWDERLTTMAAERVLLEADVSRKKRKQVIDKMAAVMILQGYLDSRN; from the coding sequence ATGAAAATTATGGGTTTAGACGTTGGCTCAAAAACAATCGGAGTGGCAATTAGTGATGCACTCGGTTGGACAGCGCAAGGGATTGAAACTGTAAAAATCAACGAAGCAGAGGGCGAATTCGGCATTGAGCGCATTCAAGAGCTTGTCAAAGAGCACAATGTCACAGAATTCGTTGTCGGCTATCCAAAAAACATGAATAATACAGTTGGTCCTCGCGGGGAAGCTTCCGAAAACTATAAAAAGTTATTAGAAGAGACATTTGGGTTCCCTGTGAAGCTGTGGGATGAGCGTTTAACAACGATGGCTGCAGAGCGCGTGTTACTCGAAGCAGATGTAAGCCGAAAAAAACGAAAACAAGTCATTGATAAAATGGCTGCTGTCATGATTCTACAAGGTTATTTAGACAGCCGAAATTAA
- a CDS encoding IreB family regulatory phosphoprotein: MSSFDQTMKFSFPEESMEQEVKQVMLKVYTSLEEKGYNPTNQIVGYLLSGDPAYIPRHQDARNLIRKLERDEILEELVKFYIRENTEAEK, encoded by the coding sequence TTGAGTTCTTTCGATCAAACGATGAAATTTAGTTTTCCTGAAGAGTCAATGGAACAAGAAGTAAAGCAAGTGATGTTGAAGGTGTATACGTCTCTAGAAGAAAAAGGTTATAATCCAACAAATCAAATTGTAGGGTATCTATTATCTGGTGACCCGGCATACATCCCTCGCCACCAGGACGCGCGTAATTTAATCCGCAAGCTCGAGCGTGATGAAATACTAGAAGAGCTCGTGAAATTTTATATTAGAGAGAATACTGAGGCGGAAAAATGA